A single genomic interval of Procambarus clarkii isolate CNS0578487 chromosome 17, FALCON_Pclarkii_2.0, whole genome shotgun sequence harbors:
- the LOC138365634 gene encoding cation channel sperm-associated targeting subunit tau-like, which yields MSSRMDPSVLMGVAMDPSVLMGVAMDPSVLMGVAMDPNVLMGVAMDPSVLMGVAMDPSVLMGVAMDPSVLMGVAMDPSVLMGVAMDPNVLMGVAMDPSVLMGVAMDPSVLMGVAMDPNVLMGVAMDPSVLVGVAMDPNVLMGVAMDPSVLMGVAMDPSVLMGVAMDPNVLMGVAMDPSVLMGVAMDPNVLMGVAMDPNVLMGVAMDPSVLMGVAMDPSVLMGVAMDPSVLMGVAKDPSVLMGVAMDPNVLMGVAMDPSVLMGVAMDPNVLMGVAMDPSVLMGVAMDPSVLMGVAMDPNVLMGVAMDPRVLMGVAMDPNVLMGVAMDPNVLMGVAMDPNVLMGVAMDPNVLMGVAMDPNVLMGVAMDPNVLMGVAMDPNVQGAGMGPNVLQGAGMGPNVLQGAGMGPNVLQGVGMDPNVLQGAGMGPNVLQGAGMDPNVLQGAGMDPNVLQGAGMDPNVLQGAGMDPNVLQGAGMGPNVLQGAGMDPNVLQGVGMGPNVLQGAGMDPDVLQGAGMDPNVLQGVGMDPNVIISLSSRTGTILSWFNGGNLILI from the coding sequence ATGAGTTCAAGAATGGACCCCAGTGTTCTGATGGGTGTAGCAATGGACCCCAGTGTTCTGATGGGTGTAGCAATGGACCCCAGTGTTCTGATGGGTGTAGCAATGGACCCCAATGTTCTGATGGGTGTAGCAATGGACCCCAGTGTTCTGATGGGTGTAGCAATGGACCCCAGTGTTCTGATGGGTGTAGCAATGGACCCCAGTGTTCTGATGGGTGTAGCAATGGACCCCAGTGTTCTGATGGGTGTAGCAATGGACCCCAATGTTCTGATGGGTGTAGCAATGGACCCCAGTGTTCTGATGGGTGTAGCAATGGACCCCAGTGTTCTGATGGGTGTAGCAATGGACCCCAATGTTCTGATGGGTGTAGCAATGGACCCCAGTGTTCTGGTGGGTGTAGCAATGGACCCCAATGTTCTGATGGGTGTAGCAATGGACCCCAGTGTTCTGATGGGTGTAGCAATGGACCCCAGTGTTCTGATGGGTGTAGCAATGGACCCCAATGTTCTGATGGGTGTAGCAATGGACCCCAGTGTTCTGATGGGTGTAGCAATGGACCCCAATGTTCTGATGGGTGTAGCAATGGACCCCAATGTTCTGATGGGTGTAGCAATGGACCCCAGTGTTCTGATGGGTGTAGCAATGGACCCCAGTGTTCTGATGGGTGTAGCAATGGACCCCAGTGTTCTGATGGGTGTAGCAAAGGACCCCAGTGTTCTGATGGGTGTAGCAATGGACCCCAATGTTCTGATGGGTGTAGCAATGGACCCCAGTGTTCTGATGGGTGTAGCAATGGACCCCAATGTTCTGATGGGTGTAGCAATGGACCCCAGTGTTCTGATGGGTGTAGCAATGGACCCCAGTGTTCTGATGGGTGTAGCAATGGACCCCAATGTTCTGATGGGTGTAGCAATGGACCCCAGAGTTCTGATGGGTGTAGCAATGGACCCCAATGTTCTGATGGGTGTAGCAATGGACCCCAATGTTCTGATGGGTGTAGCAATGGACCCCAATGTTCTGATGGGTGTAGCAATGGACCCCAATGTTCTGATGGGTGTAGCAATGGACCCCAATGTTCTGATGGGTGTAGCAATGGACCCCAATGTTCTGATGGGTGTAGCAATGGACCCCAATGTTCAAGGTGCAGGAATGGGCCCCAATGTTCTTCAAGGTGCAGGAATGGGCCCCAATGTTCTTCAAGGTGCAGGAATGGGCCCCAATGTTCTTCAAGGTGTAGGAATGGACCCCAATGTTCTTCAAGGTGCAGGAATGGGTCCCAATGTTCTTCAAGGTGCAGGAATGGACCCCAATGTTCTTCAAGGTGCAGGAATGGACCCCAATGTTCTTCAAGGTGCAGGAATGGACCCCAATGTTCTTCAAGGTGCAGGAATGGACCCCAATGTTCTTCAAGGTGCAGGAATGGGTCCCAATGTTCTTCAAGGTGCAGGAATGGACCCCAATGTTCTTCAAGGTGTAGGAATGGGTCCCAATGTTCTTCAAGGTGCAGGAATGGACCCCGATGTTCTTCAAGGTGCAGGAATGGACCCCAATGTTCTTCAAGGTGTAGGAATGGACCCCAATGTTATTATTTCCCTCTCCTCGAGAACGGGAACTATTTTATCTTGGTTCAATGGAGGGAATTTAATACTAATATGA